A stretch of the Sulfurimonas sp. HSL3-1 genome encodes the following:
- a CDS encoding NAD(P)H-dependent oxidoreductase gives MPDFADAMAFRHACKRFSEQKIPEATFEQVLEFGRMSPSSFGMEPWRFLVVADTALREALRPLCWNQPQITESSHLLIITADNECIKPGTAYVRAMFARRGLPEEAFERYLGVYADHMGPQFHSREAIEAWTHKQCYLAAANMMTGAASLQIDSCPIEGFEKAKVEALLALEPARSVALIVAFGYRLNPQPEHYRLDLDAVVERR, from the coding sequence GTGCCTGATTTTGCCGATGCAATGGCCTTCCGCCACGCCTGTAAACGTTTTTCGGAACAGAAGATCCCCGAAGCGACCTTTGAACAGGTCCTCGAATTCGGTCGGATGTCCCCCTCGTCGTTCGGGATGGAGCCGTGGCGCTTTCTCGTGGTGGCGGACACGGCCCTACGCGAGGCCCTGCGCCCGCTCTGCTGGAACCAGCCCCAGATCACCGAATCCAGCCACCTGCTCATTATCACGGCGGACAACGAGTGCATCAAACCGGGCACGGCGTACGTCCGCGCGATGTTTGCGCGGCGGGGACTGCCCGAGGAGGCGTTCGAGCGCTACCTCGGCGTCTACGCCGACCATATGGGGCCGCAGTTCCACAGCCGCGAAGCGATCGAAGCGTGGACGCACAAGCAGTGCTACCTGGCCGCGGCGAACATGATGACGGGGGCGGCATCGCTGCAGATCGACAGCTGTCCCATCGAAGGGTTTGAAAAGGCGAAGGTCGAAGCGCTGCTTGCCCTGGAGCCCGCCCGCTCCGTCGCCCTGATCGTCGCCTTCGGCTACCGCCTGAACCCGCAGCCCGAGCATTATCGTCTCGATCTCGACGCTGTCGTCGAGCGGCGGTAA